CGTCGGCGGGTCGATTCAACGACCGGATTGCGCGAATAGCCGCCGCTTCCATGACGAACCGAGGATGAGCGCTCAACCGAAGGGATTCTTCCGTGTGAATGAAGATCGTCAACAGTCCCTGCAACTCGTCGGGCGTCAGGGTCTTAGCGTCCTCGGTCAACTGCCGAACGTCTTCGTGAGAGGCGTCGATAAGGCTCTCGAGCTGGGTTGACGTCGGGACGACGGACGCCACAAGAAGATTGCGCACCTGCTCGACGATCTCGGCGCAGAACGTTCGGAGATCGTGTCCCTGGTCGAGCAGAGACGCCAACGTGCCGAGCGCCGCGGGGCCGTTTCGAGCCAACACCGCCTTGATGAACTCCTGCACCAATTCGTGCGGGACCGCGCCCAGCAAAAGTTCAAGGTCCTGATGGCGGATCGTCTTCCCTCCAAAGGAGACCGCTTGATCGAGCAGGCTGAGGGCGTCCCGCATGCTCCCTTCACTGGCGCGGGCTAACGCGAGGAGGCTGCGGTCCTCGATCGTCAACCGCTCTTCTTGGGCGACATGACGAAGCCGTTCGACAAGCTCGGCCCGCGCGATGCGGCGAAAATTGTAGTGCTGGCAGCGCGAGAGAATCGTCGCGGGAATTTTGTGAATTTCCGTCGTCGCGAAGATGAAGACGACGTGAGCGGGCGGCTCTTCAAGCGTTTTGAGCAGAGCGTTGAACGCCGAGTTGGAGAGCATGTGCACTTCATCGATGATGTAGACCCGATACCGACCGCGGAAGGGCATGAATTTGATGTTCTCTCGAATCTCCCGCACGTCGTCCACGCTGGTGTTGGACGCCCCGTCAATCTCCACGACGTCGGCGGAACTTCCCTGGGCGATCTCGAGACAATTCGCGCAGCGATTGCAAGGCTGGCCCGTGGGGCCTTGCTCGCAGTTCAAGGCCTTCGCCAGGATGCGAGCGACGGTGGTTTTTCCGACGCCCCGAGTCCCGGAAAACAGGTATGCGTGGGCGATGCGCTTGGTCGAGATCGCGTTCAAGAGCGTCTGAACGATGTGTGGCTGGCCGATCACATCAGCAAACGTGCCGGGGCGGTATTTACGGGCGGAGACCTGGTAATCCATAAAAGCCGTCAGCCGTGAGGGGCGAGGGGTCCGTGCAGAACACGTTGAATCCCAGCGTCACCTGGTCACCTCACGTTTCACTCCTTACGTCTTCAATGCGGGGCCAGGTGATCCTGCGGCACCCAGAACTGACCGCTTACCGTTGCTTCCTTCCGGACCTGGCGGGGTTCACAGGGTTCTGTCGCACAGGGCCCGGCCCCTTTCCACGTGACCAATAGGCGATCAAGGTTATTGTATTCGCCCGCGATCAATTCCATATGTATGTACGTCCGATACACGAGCTAGAGTGGGCGGAGACAGGGAGAACACCTCCATCGGTACGGTTTGAAAACCATACCTCCCACGCGGTTATGGTTTTGAAGCCAGTCGCCTCAATCGCGAGGCTTCGGATCGAGCAAGCTGTGTTTGGCGGAGAGGGTGGGATTCGAACCCACGGTCCCGTTGCCAGGACTCGTGCTCTCCAGGCACGCCGATTCGTCCACTCTCGCACCTCTCCGCAGCGAGGCATGCTATAAGAGAGCGGCATCTTAACATGCACTCCACCGGGCGGCAAGGTGAGGGAAGGAGCCGTTCGGCGAATCAATTCATCATCAAGAAAAGAACGTCAAGAACGCCGGAGAAACTCTGTCGGTCTGGCGACTCCGAAGCGGGCCGCATGGCGCCGAAATCACCCGATCGTATGGGTTGACACTCGGACGCATCCAACGGTACAAAAGCTGTACAATGTCGCGGATTTTTGCGATTCAAGAGGGGGAACCCGTTCTGCAGGAAGGCCGACGTGTGCGAGAGTGGCGGAACTGGCAGACGCGCGAGACTTAGGATCTCGTGGGCAACCGTGGGGGTTCAAGTCCCCCCTCTCGCACCATGGGGTTTTAGGGGGCTTCGAGAGCGGTTGCCAAGAAGTCCTAACAACCGAAAGAAGTTGCGGAGATGACATCGATGAAAATGGAGATGACCGAATTAGGCCCCATGAAACGGGCCTTGAAGATCGAAGTGCCGGCCGAGGAGGTCGCGCAACGATTCTCTCGGGCCTATGGGGAACTGAACCGCCAGGTTCACATTCCGGGATTCCGGGCCGGCAAGGCTCCGTTGGCTCTTTTGGAAAAGCGATTTGCCAAAACGGTCGAAGAAAACGTGCTGAGAAACCTCGTCCCGGATTTTTACGATCGAGCAATCAAGGAGGCGGGGATCAGTCCCGTGACCGTGGAAATTTCGTCCCTCGACCGTACCACAATTAAAAAGGACGCCCCCTTTACCTTTACGGCTACCGTTGAAATCAAACCGAAATTCGAAGTGCATGGCTATAAGGCTCCCGATCCCATTGTGCTCAAACAAGACAAGCGAACGGTCACGGACGAGCAAGTGGATCGAGCCCTCGATGTCCTGCGCGAGCAACAGGCCCGATTGGAGGGCGCGCCTGCGGGGACCCCGTTGGCGGAAGGCGACTACGCCGTGGTTTCTCTGGAGGGGTTTTTAGAAGGCGAAGCGCTTGAAGGCACGAAGAAAGAAAACCACCTCCACAAAGTGGGCTCGAAGGCCTCCGTGCTCGGGATCGATATCGATACTCATCTCATGGGAAAAAGTGAGGGAGCCGTCGTCGAGATTGCCCAGCCGTACCCGGCCAGCCACCCGGATGCCCGTGTCGCCGGGAAGACCGTCACCTTCCGCTTATGCGTCAACACAATCAAGCAAAAAAACCTTCCAGCCCTTGACGACGAGTTTGCCAAAGATTGCGGGCCGTACGCCTCGCTTCAAGAGCTGAAAGACACGTTGCGCCGCGAGATGGAGCGGGCTCTCAAAAAGGAGATCGAAGAATCGCAGAAGGAGACGATCCTCTCCCATTTGGCGAACACCTATCACTTTGACCTTCCCGAGTCGTTGGTGGAGCGGGAGCTTGATACACTTGTTCGGCAGAAGATCCAGGAGCGGCAACGGGGTCAGGGCGGCGATGCGGCCCATCGAGTCGATGAAGATGAGCGTCGGCAGATCCGTGAGACTTATCGTGAGACGGCCAAACGCCGCGTGAAAGTCGGGTTGATCCTTGAAGCCATCGCGGAAAAAGAAGGTCTGTCCGTCACGGAGGAAGACCTAAACAACGAGGTGAGCCGATTGGCCGCGGAGCTTCGATTGCCCTTGGCCGACTTGGTGAAGATGATTCAAGCGGGCGGGCAGGAATCGATCGAAAAGTTGCGCACGAAGGTGTTGGGGGACAAGGCGTTGGATTTCGTCTATCGCCAGGCGGTCATTCAAGGGTAAGACGGGACGGGCGCGCCGGGTGGCGTGACGCCGGGTCCCGTTACGGAAAGGATAGGACATGTTGGTTCCCATTGTCGTTGAACAAACCAATCGAGGCGAACGGGCCTATGACATCTATTCACGGCTGTTGAAAGACCGTATTATTTTTCTCGGCGCGCCCATCGACGATGTCTTCGCCAATCTGGTCATTGCGCAACTTCTTTTCTTGGAGGCGGAAGATCCCGAAAAAGACATCAACCTCTACATCAATTCGCCGGGAGGGAGCGTGACCGCCGGTCTGGGCATCTACGATACGATGCAATACGTGAAGCCGCCGATCAACACGATTTGCCTCGGCCAGGCCGCCAGCATGGGCGCGTTGTTGTTGACCGCCGGCACGAAAGGCAAGCGATTTGCGTTGCCCAATGCCCGCGTGATGATTCACCAGCCGCTGGGCGGCTTTCAGGGGCAGGCGACGGAAATCGACATCCATGCCAAGGAGATTTTGAAGATCCGCGACCGTCTCAATGAGATCATGGCCAAACATACCGGCCAGCCCATCGAGAAAATCGCCCACGACACCGAACGTGATTACTTCATGTCCGGCGAAGAGGCCAAGCGGTACGGCATTATCGACGAAGTCATCACCAGGCCGCCGAAAACGGCCAAACTGCCCGAGTCTGCCGGAAAGGACGAGGCCAAGAGCAAGTAACAGGCGGGGGGAACATGGCCAAACAAGAAAAGATGGATCGGCATTTGCGGTGTTCATTCTGCGGGAAGAGCCGTGACGAAGTCCGCAAGCTCATCGCCGGGCCGGCGGTCTACATCTGTGATGAGTGCGTTAACCTGTGCAACGACATCATCGCCGAAGATTGGGAGGAAGCCAAGGAAGAGATTTCCTCCAGGCTCAAAAAGCCGGCGGAAATCAAATATCACCTGGATCAGTACGTCGTCGGCCAGGAGCGCGCCAAGCGGATTTTAGCCGTGGCGGTGCACAACCATTACAAGCGGATCTCGTCCAAAGAAAAAGAGGTTGACGACATCGAGCTTCAGAAAGGCAACATCCTCATGGTCGGGCCCACGGGAACCGGCAAGACCCTGTTGGCTCAGACCCTTGCCAAGTTCCTGGACGTGCCGTTTACGTTGGCCGATGCGACCACGCTGACCGAAGCCGGCTACGTGGGCGAAGACGTCGAAAACATCATTCTCAAGCTGCTTCAAGCGGCCGATTACGACGTGGAGCGGGCGGAGCGCGGCATCGTCTACATCGATGAAATCGACAAGATCAGCAGAAAAAGCGACAGCCCGTCGATCACACGGGACGTGTCCGGAGAGGGGGTTCAGCAGGCGTTGCTCAAGCTCATCGAGGGAACGGTCGCCAACGTGCCGCCGCAAGGGGGGCGAAAACATCCTCACCAGGAATTCATCCAGGTCAATACGAGCAACATCCTGTTCATTTGCGGCGGCGCGTTCGTCGGGTTGGAGCACATCATCGAGCAGCGGCTCAATCGGAAGGCCATGGGATTCGGAGCCGACGTGCGCGGACGGCACGACGTCCGATTGGGCGATTTGCTCGCCAAGGTGCAGCCGGAGGACCTTCTGAAATACGGCCTGATTCCTGAATTCGTGGGGAGATTGCCGGTCGTGGCGACGCTGGAGGAATTGGACGAGCGGGCGATGATTCGGATTCTCACCGAGCCCCGAAACGCCTTGACCAAGCAATATGAAAAACTGCTGTCCTTTGAAAAGGTCAAGCTCCGGTTCACGGAGGGAGCGCTGGGAGCCGTTGCCAGAAAAGCGTACGCTCAAAAAACCGGCGCCCGAGGGCTGCGTGCCATCTTGGAAGAGGTGATGTTGGACGTCATGTACGACGCTCCGTCCCAAAAACAAATCAAAGAAGTGGTCATCACCGAAGATGCGATTACCGGCAAGAATCCTCCCATTCGCATCTTCGAACAGGATATCGACGCCAAGAGCGCGTGATCCGTTCCGGAGAGCGGGCGGATGACCCGCCCGCGCATTCTGGCCCCCAAGCCCCAGGCCCTCAAGCGGTGCGGGGCGGTCATTTTTTAGCTCGCCGTTCCGGCCCCTTCCTGAACACCCTCCTCCTCCGGGTGGAGCGTTCGTCTCTTTTCCTCGACAAGTGGAAACGTCGCGCTATACTGGGTACGACGAATGACGCGAATCAAAGAGAGGGAAGCCGTGAAATACCCGGTTGCATCGAGCCTCCGCCATCGAGGGAAAGCGCTTGAGCTGGACGCGGCGCGAGAAATGGTCATTTTGATCGGAAGCAATGGAGAGCCGATCGGCAGTTTGTCCTGGGACTTTGTGATCGACCAGATCATGGCCTGTCGTAAGATGCCGGTTCAGAGAGAGGTTCGATCGGAGCCTCGTGTCGCGCTGACCTTCCGCGTCCGCTATCGCACGCCGGAAGGGCAGCACTTTGAAAGTCGAGCCGGCGGCATCGGCGGAGGCGGGATGTTCATCGAAAGCCTGTCGCCGCTTCCCATCGGAACGAGACTGGCCATGGAATTCTCGCTGCCAGACAATCCCGAAGAATGGCTTCCGACAAAGGGGATCGTCGCCTGGATCTGTCCGAAGGCCGATCACTATACCTTCAGTCCCGGGATGGGAGTGCAGTTTACAGAGATCGCTTCCGAGGTCAGAGAGCGGATTCTTGCCGTGGTGAGCGCCGTACAGAATAAAGGCAAGCAGTCGGCAGTGCTTCAACCGACGTAATACTTGGACGCAACGGGCAACCGTGAAATTCTCCGTCACATCCACACCGGGTTACGCAGGCAAGTCCCTGGTCATCGATCCGGATCGAGAAGTCATCGTCGTGCAGGATACGACGGGCCGAGTGCTGGGCGACGTGCCGTGGGGCGCGGTCATTGAGCGGGTCTTGGCTGATGATGGAACCAGGTTCGCCCACTGCCGCGCCTATCCGAGGGCCAATCTCGCGATAAAAGTGCGGTGCACCACATCGGGTGGGCAAACGTTCGAGAGTCTCACGGGCGGCATCGGAGGCGGAGGTCTGTTTATCGAGAGCGGCTCGCCCATGGCGGTCGGGTCCGAATTGTCTCTGGAGTTTGCCTTGCCTGATCGGCCTCTTGAGAAATTGAGGGCGAAAGCAAGGGTGGTGTGGGTCCGCGATAAAATGGAGCGGTATCTGATGTTTCCGGGAATGGGCGTTCAATTCGTCGAGATCGACAAGCAGGCTCAGGGTTCCATCGTGAGTCTGGTCGATGCGTTGAATCGAAGCCGGCAGCGTCACGCCGCCGATCCGTCACGTTCCACCCCTTCCTCTTCATAGCCTCGGAAATCGCTCGCCTGGCGCTCTTTTTCGCAACGATTCAGCCATTCCCCCGGTAACAATATCTACTAAAGGCATCTAATTAGAAAAAGATGCGTTCGGCTGGATGCCGAAGGGATCTTCCGAGGCGCGCGTCCGCCTCTTGATTTACGCTTTTTCGTCGATCGAGACAGGGGCCGAACGCAGGCCGGGGAGGTCACGAAGAACGTGACCGGTCTTCTTGAACGGGAGGAGACTGTCTTGCGGCGTCCAGGGATTGCTGGAGTTCTTTTTGCGCCGCGTCCAATTCGGTTTGAATCGTGCGCGCGTGGGGAGCGATGCTTTCCCGGACATCAGCCGCCGCCTGTCGGAACGTTCGCACCAGGTCTCCTACGTTTGCGCCCATCTGTTGCATTTCCTGCGGAGACACGTGGTCGTCGGCCTTCGTGGCTTTGGCCTTCAAGGCGGCCTGTTGAGCCTGGACGCGGGCGACGGCCTCCTTATTGACGATCGCCGAAGGACGTTTCACGGGCTGCCTTGGGCGAGATCCGGCCGGCAGCGGCGGGTACTGCGCGCGAGGCGGAGGAACGGGAGCGGCGGCCCGTTCTTCCATCGAGACCACATGCTGATCCGGTGCGGTTGAAGGTTGCTGCTCTCGCGGCGAAGCCGTTCTTGGTCGTTGAGAACATTCCGGCTCCGCTTGGTAGAGCATCGAGGCGGTCGTGCCCGGCGTCATCTCAGGACCGGGAACGGAGGCGGCAAGAGGTCTGGAGACGGGAGGCGGACCGGTATGCGAGGGAGGATCTGCGGCAGCCGGCGTTTGGCTCTGCTGCGGAGATGTTCCCATTTCAGTCCCACTCGCGTCAGGCGGAGGAGCGTCATGGACTTCCTTCTTGAAGCTCCGCAGAGCTTTCCCGACTCCTTCGCCGATTTGGGGTAGACGCCCTGCTCCGAAGATGATCAGGATGATCACCAAGATAAGAATGAGCTCGGAAAACCCCATCGTGCCGAACATGCCGGCTCCTTTTGACAGGAGGCAATCGCGGTGCGGGAGAGACCCCCGTTGACTCTAGCCGCCCCATCGAGGAGGTGTCAAGAAAGGAGCAGGTCGGCAAAGCCGGCAGGGTGGGCCACATCCGTCAAAAGACGGGAACGATGGCTGTTTGAAGCGGTTCTCCATAGACCACCGCTTCTCGATCCGACACGTACACGTCCAGTTCGCTCCGGATGCCGAATTCGCCGGGAAGATAGATACCGGGTTCCAGAGAAAAACAAGTGCGCGGCAAGAGACGTCGTTCGTCCCGCGTTTCCAAGTTGTCGATATTGGCTCCATTGCCATGGACTTCCTCGCCGATGGAATGGCCGGTCCGATGCACGAAGTAATCGCCGTATCCGGCCTCCCTGATCACGGAGCGGCAGACCTCATCGACCTCCCAGCCGAACGGGAAGTGCCCCCGAGACACTCGTTCTCGGATAAACGACAGGGCCGCGTCCCGACCTTGTCGGACATAGTCAAAAATCTCACGGTGTTTGGTGGGGATCGCGTCCCCCGTGTAGCAAGTCCACGTGATGTCGCCGTAAACGGATCCCGGTTCCTTCCGCTTGGCCCAGAGGTCCATCAACACCAGGTTGCCTCTGGAGATGGGGGCCGATCCGGATTCCGACGGTCCGTAGTGGGGATCGGCGCTGTGGGCGTCGACGGCGACAATGGGCGCGCCGGAGGTGACCATGCCGGCGTCATGGATGTGTGAGAGGAGAAACTGCTGCACGTCGTATTCCGTCATCCGTTTTCCATTGGAGAGGGCCGTCCCGATATGGGCGAAGGCCTCGTCGACGATCCTCCGAAGCGCCGTGACCGCGTAGCGGTGGGACTCCAGTTGCTCGTCGGTCCAGACCGCTTCGAATCGCTGGACGAGGTCGGCGGACGTGATGATTTCGATCCCGAAGCTGCGGATCAATTCAACGGTGCCCGCATCGACGCGCGAAAGATAGGGAACGGCGTTGAAGGGGGAGTATTGCATGGCGATCCGCCGCCGGCCCCCCAACAGAGAAGAGAGCAACGTCCGTTGTTGTTCCCACGACACGTAATAGCGGGTGTCGCCGGGCAGCTCATCTAAGACACGGGGTTCGATCCGGTGAAGCAGTTTCACCGGCTCTCCGGAAGCCGGAATCCAGTAGTACCACCGTCTGGTGACGTGCCGACCCGCGTCGAGCAGCAGGACCCGATAGGCCAGGGGGTCGCTTCCGCGAAAGTCGTAGAAGAGCCATCCGTCAAGCCCCTCCGTTTCCCGAAGGGCCTGTTGGATCGAGGCGATTCGTTGGTCATGCGCCGAAGGGTTCATGTTGCCGCATCTTATTCGTTGGACCCAGAGGGCGTCAATTTGAGTTGAGGACGCGTGACGGGGAAGATCGGCGTCCGCAGAGATCCGTGACGTCTCATGTTACAATGCCACGCGTATTATGATGAAAGAACTCTTCGGCGGATCGTCTTCCTACCGAGTGACGTTGTTCTTCGGCCCGGAGCCGGTTCATGGGACGACCGACGTACTGGCGTGCGTGTTCAACGTCAAGAAACGGAGCTGGAAAGCCGGCGTTCAGGTTTCCGTGGAAGTCATCCTTGAGCAGGTGGCTCGCCTTCGGCACGAGCTGCGACTCATGGATCGGCTGTCGGAGGCGTTGCTGGCGATTGCGCCGGAAGGACGTTCGGCTTGTGAGCAACGGATCGAGGATCTGTTTGTTCAAGCGGTGGCCTGGTGTAAACTGGCGCTTGGAATGGAAGCCGGCTTGACTCAAGAGAACCAATGTATCCCAGCCGCCGTCTTTGTATCGGAGCTCGACCGGTTGGTCATGGATCGACGGGAGGACGTGGTGGCCTACATTGTGTCGGAGTTGGATCTGGCGATCGATCCGTCGCCGCCCTCGCCGTTGTAGTCTTTTCCAAGCAAAGGGTTTGCATTCATCCATGGATTTGTTATAACGCAGTGATCATCACGCCGCGAGATGCGTGCACGGTCATCAACAGTCGCGGCCCTCAAGGGAAGGAGGCACTTCACGTGAGAGTTTCGATCGTGGTGTTCATCGTTGTCCTCGCCTACGGTTCCATGGTGGCTGCTCCCTCCTGGAGCCAGTCGTCGTCCGCCGACACGCAGCAAGGAACGGCTTCCGGGGCCGGTCTGGGCGCCGCGTCGGCCGTCGCGACGATTTTATATTTTCCGTTTAAGGGAGCCTTTGCGCTCGGGGGAGGGATCGTCGGCGGTCTTGCCTATGTCTTTTCCGGTTTCAATGAACAAACCGCGAAAAGCATTTGGGTCCCCAGCATCTACGGAACCTACGTCATCACCCCGGAGCATCTGACCGGTGATCGTCCCGTCCGATTCATCGGCGTTGCAGCGGAGGGCGATGACGCGGTGACGCCGTCGGAGCCGACGGGTAGCCCTTCCTACTAGGTCATGAAGCCTGTCATCGGCGTGACGCCGGACTTCAATGCCGGTGACAGGAAAGACATGGGCGGGCGGGAGCCCACGTACTTTTTACGGGCTCGCTACGTTCGGGCGATCGAAGAGCTGGGCGGCATCCCCTTGATCCTCCCGCTTGTGGCGGGGCCGAGCGCGAGGCGCCGATTGCTCGACGGTGTTGACGGGCTTCTGATCACCGGCAGTGGTCCGGACTTGCCTCCTCGTCTCTACGGCGAGCGTCAACTGTATCCGTTTCCGTTAGTGAGCAAGCGACGCGCCGATTTCGAGCTCGAGTTGGTCCATCAAGCCCGCGCCCGCGATCTCCCTCTCCTAGGCATTTGCGGAGGCATGCAAACGATCAACGTGGCGTGCGGCGGGAGCCTCTTTCAAGATATTCCGTCCCAGGTTGACCGCGCGTTGAACCATCGTCAGAAGACCAAGGCGACGAGGGTGTCTCATCCCGTCGTGGTCGCGCCGAAGAGCCTGCTTCGAAGCATCGTCGGGCGATCCACGTTGCTGGTGAACAGCTCTCACCATCAATCCGTCAAACGAGTGGCGCCCGCGCTGATCGCGAGCGCGACGGCTCCCGATGGGATCGTGGAAGCCATCGAATCACCCGCCCTCCGTTTCCTCCTGGCGGTTCAATGGCACCCGGAATTTCTCTTCGACCGCCACGCGGCCCATAAAAAGTTGTTTACGGCTCTGTTGCGTGCCGCGCGACGGACCCGATCATGAATCAGATCGACGAAGCGGAAGAAGAAGGGATTCGTCTCGCTCCCGCTAGGCGTGGTCGCGCATGGAGCCTCAGATGAGTGAACCGACAACTCCTTCTGGTGCGGTCCGGGATGCCGGAGGATCGGTGACCAGTCGGCTCTTTCGGACCAAATCCATCGCTCAGATCTTGGCGGACGCCGAACGGCCTGAGCACCGCCTGAAGAAGACCTTGACGGCCTGGGATTTGGTCGCCCTCGGGATAGGCGCGATCATCGGGACCGGCATTTTCGTGCTGGTCGGGACCGCCATCGTGGGCGACATGTATCGGCCTGGAGCCGGTCCCGGCATCATGCTGTCCTTTGTCTTGTCGGGGTTGACGTGCGCCTTGGCCGCCCTCTGTTACGCGGAATTTTCGGCGATGATCCCCGTCGCCGGTTCCGCCTATACCTTTTCATACGCCACGTTGGGTGAATTTCTCGCCTGGCTCACGGGATGGAATCTGATCCTGGAGTACGGCGTCGCCTGCGTCGCGGTGGCCATCGGGTGGTCCGGCTACTTCACTAAATTGCTCGCGCTCGCGGGGCTGGAGTTGCCCTATTGGGCGACCAATCCTCCTCATTGGGCGGGAGGGCCGGAGGGAAGCATCGCCAATTTCCCGGCGGCGATCATCGTGTTGCTGATCACGTTGATCCTGGTGATCGGCATCAAAGAGAGCGCGCGCACCGCCGGATTCATCGTCGTCCTCAAATTGGGGGTCATTCTCTTCTTTATCGCCGTCGGCGCTCCCGCCGTGGACGTCAACAATTGGCGACCGTTCATGCCGAATGGATTCGAGGGCGTGCGGGCCGCCGCCGCGATCATTTTCTTCGCCTATATCGGATTCGACGCCGTCTCCACCGCCGCGGAGGAAGCCCGCAATCCTCAGCGCGACGTGCCGTTGGGCATTCTCGGCTCGTTGGCCGTGTGCACGATCCTCTACATTTCCGTCGCGGCGGTGCTGACCGGTCTGGTGTCGATGGAGCAAATCGATATCCACGCGCCGGTGGCCGAGGCGCTGAGCGTCGTCGGAATCAAATGGGGGGCGGCGCTGGTCGCCGTCGGCGCCGTTGCCGGCATCACCAGCGTGCTCGTCGTGATGATGCTCGGGCAGATCCGCGTCTTCTTT
This sequence is a window from Candidatus Nitrospira inopinata. Protein-coding genes within it:
- a CDS encoding amino acid permease, which gives rise to MSEPTTPSGAVRDAGGSVTSRLFRTKSIAQILADAERPEHRLKKTLTAWDLVALGIGAIIGTGIFVLVGTAIVGDMYRPGAGPGIMLSFVLSGLTCALAALCYAEFSAMIPVAGSAYTFSYATLGEFLAWLTGWNLILEYGVACVAVAIGWSGYFTKLLALAGLELPYWATNPPHWAGGPEGSIANFPAAIIVLLITLILVIGIKESARTAGFIVVLKLGVILFFIAVGAPAVDVNNWRPFMPNGFEGVRAAAAIIFFAYIGFDAVSTAAEEARNPQRDVPLGILGSLAVCTILYISVAAVLTGLVSMEQIDIHAPVAEALSVVGIKWGAALVAVGAVAGITSVLVVMMLGQIRVFFAMSRDRLLSPGLSVVHPTFGTPHRVTILTGVVVAILAALFRIGDAADMTNIGTFFAFVLVCSGVMVLRYTKPEQPRPFRLPFMPIVPLLGIAACLYLMAGLPKLTWIRFVVWTVVGILVYLAYGFRHSKLAAQADRS